In Romboutsia lituseburensis, a genomic segment contains:
- a CDS encoding threonine/serine exporter family protein, whose product MTDMPVYMHFIYAALSTVGFSVFFNAPVASLIPAGVTGGVGWAIYFYLMTTTSNSILSNFIAALVVSLFSEILARKLKHPAILFVIPGIIPLVPGLGMYNTMLYLVQKNYDMAISTGADVLFVGGAIALGVLVITSLARTISIFKIKKKLNAQ is encoded by the coding sequence ATGACAGATATGCCAGTTTATATGCATTTTATTTATGCTGCTTTATCTACAGTTGGATTTTCAGTATTTTTTAATGCCCCAGTAGCATCACTAATTCCAGCAGGAGTTACTGGTGGTGTTGGATGGGCAATCTATTTCTATCTAATGACAACTACATCAAACTCAATACTTTCAAACTTCATTGCTGCATTGGTTGTTTCTTTATTTAGTGAGATCTTAGCGAGAAAATTGAAACATCCAGCAATACTATTTGTAATTCCAGGTATTATACCATTAGTTCCAGGTCTTGGTATGTACAATACAATGTTATATCTAGTCCAAAAAAATTATGATATGGCAATATCTACTGGTGCGGATGTATTATTTGTTGGAGGTGCGATAGCATTAGGAGTTTTAGTCATAACTTCATTAGCTAGAACTATTAGTATTTTTAAAATAAAGAAAAAATTAAATGCACAGTGA
- a CDS encoding threonine/serine exporter family protein, protein MSNEYNQEYKKDVLRLALFLGELMLSNGAETYRVEDSVLRVCRSRGFKHINVFTSPTVIIISDERFDGLSFMKTIKSRSINLNKISLLNNFSREFVTNTDISINDAIKQLKDLGDVSSYPPNLVYLCTGLASAFFACLLGGNNIVNFIFTSITSILAVITYKKIMKISSIPAFSSLVASLLIASAGVILTQLGILDTPRMLIVGSIMPLLPGVSFIKGIRDLISGDLMSGVARAFDAGMTAISIACGVGLILDIWLRVGGVF, encoded by the coding sequence ATGAGTAACGAGTATAATCAAGAATACAAAAAAGATGTACTTCGATTAGCATTATTCCTGGGAGAGCTTATGCTTTCTAATGGTGCAGAAACTTATCGTGTTGAGGATAGCGTTTTGAGAGTTTGTAGGTCAAGAGGTTTTAAACATATAAATGTTTTTACTTCTCCGACTGTAATAATTATTTCTGATGAGAGATTTGATGGGCTTTCTTTTATGAAAACCATAAAAAGTAGATCGATAAACTTAAATAAAATATCATTATTAAACAATTTTTCAAGAGAGTTTGTAACTAATACTGATATTTCAATCAATGATGCTATAAAGCAATTAAAAGACTTGGGAGATGTTAGTTCTTATCCTCCTAATCTAGTATATTTATGTACTGGGCTAGCATCAGCATTCTTTGCCTGCTTATTAGGTGGTAATAACATAGTTAATTTTATATTTACATCTATAACATCCATACTTGCAGTTATTACTTATAAGAAAATAATGAAAATAAGTTCGATACCTGCATTTTCAAGTTTAGTAGCATCATTATTAATAGCATCAGCAGGTGTAATTCTTACTCAACTAGGCATATTAGATACTCCTCGAATGTTAATAGTAGGATCTATTATGCCATTGTTACCCGGAGTATCATTTATAAAAGGTATTCGTGATTTAATATCAGGGGATTTAATGTCTGGTGTCGCTCGAGCTTTTGATGCTGGTATGACAGCAATATCAATTGCTTGTGGTGTCGGACTTATATTAGATATTTGGCTTAGAGTTGGAGGTGTATTCTAA
- a CDS encoding SoxR reducing system RseC family protein, which produces MEQQGYIVDIVDKKTAKLKMQRHSACASCGKCATTSEKKDIIVEVDNTIGAQVGDRVKVNMETVNVLKAAAIVYILPLIFLLAGTIATYFLLDSISFNGNVELLSGIIGLSLMLLAFVILKKNDKKFRDSREYIPIVTEVVLKCGSEIKL; this is translated from the coding sequence TTGGAACAACAAGGATATATTGTAGATATTGTGGACAAGAAAACAGCTAAATTAAAAATGCAAAGACATTCCGCTTGCGCGTCTTGCGGTAAATGTGCTACAACTTCAGAAAAAAAAGATATTATAGTTGAAGTAGATAATACTATAGGAGCACAAGTTGGGGATAGGGTTAAAGTTAATATGGAAACTGTTAATGTATTAAAAGCAGCTGCTATTGTATATATATTGCCACTAATATTTTTATTAGCTGGAACTATAGCCACATATTTTCTATTAGACTCAATTTCATTTAATGGTAATGTAGAATTGCTTAGTGGAATAATTGGGTTAAGTTTAATGTTATTAGCTTTTGTAATTTTAAAGAAAAATGATAAAAAATTTAGAGATAGTAGAGAATATATACCTATTGTAACAGAAGTAGTACTAAAATGTGGATCAGAGATTAAGTTATAA
- the glyA gene encoding serine hydroxymethyltransferase, which produces MFENLKKVDPEIYESMKKELVRQQRNIELIASENIVSVPVMETMGSHLTNKYAEGYPQKRYYGGCLHIDEIESIAIERLKKIFNAEHANVQPHSGANANIGVYFAILKPGDTVLGMNLSQGGHLTHGSPANISGKYFNFNEYGICQENGLIDYEEVRKVAHEFKPKLIVAGASAYPREIDFKKFRKIADEVGAMLMVDMAHIAGLVAAGLHQNPCEVADFVTSTTHKTLRGPRGGIILCKEKYASAIDKAIFPGIQGGPLEHIIASKAVCFKEALSDEFKEYQKQVIKNCKVLAEELTKRGFKLLSGGSDNHLILLDLTNKNVTGKEAEYRLDEVYITVNKNSIPNDPNGYMVTSGVRIGTPAVTTRGMKEEDMIIIAEAIDLCLTYDNEEKAKELVIGLTNKYPLYEEYNLME; this is translated from the coding sequence ATGTTTGAAAATTTAAAAAAAGTAGATCCAGAAATTTATGAGAGTATGAAAAAAGAATTAGTAAGACAGCAAAGAAATATAGAGCTTATAGCTTCAGAAAATATAGTATCAGTACCTGTTATGGAAACAATGGGAAGTCATTTGACTAACAAATACGCTGAAGGTTATCCTCAAAAAAGGTATTATGGTGGATGCCTACATATAGATGAAATTGAATCTATCGCTATAGAAAGATTGAAAAAAATATTTAATGCAGAGCATGCCAATGTCCAACCACATTCAGGAGCTAATGCAAATATAGGGGTATACTTTGCAATTCTTAAACCAGGAGATACTGTACTTGGTATGAATTTGTCACAGGGAGGTCATTTAACTCATGGTTCACCTGCAAATATATCAGGAAAGTATTTTAATTTTAACGAATATGGCATATGCCAAGAAAATGGACTTATAGACTATGAAGAAGTAAGAAAAGTGGCACATGAATTTAAACCAAAGTTAATAGTAGCAGGAGCAAGTGCTTATCCTAGAGAAATAGATTTTAAAAAGTTTAGAAAAATAGCTGATGAGGTAGGGGCTATGCTTATGGTAGATATGGCACATATAGCAGGTTTAGTAGCTGCAGGTCTTCATCAAAATCCATGTGAAGTGGCAGATTTTGTTACAAGTACAACTCATAAAACGTTAAGAGGTCCTCGTGGAGGTATTATACTTTGTAAAGAAAAATATGCTTCGGCTATAGACAAGGCAATATTCCCAGGAATACAAGGTGGGCCGCTTGAACATATAATTGCTTCTAAAGCTGTTTGTTTTAAGGAAGCATTAAGCGATGAATTTAAAGAATATCAAAAGCAAGTAATTAAAAATTGTAAGGTTTTAGCTGAAGAACTTACAAAGAGAGGCTTTAAATTATTGAGTGGAGGTAGTGATAATCATTTAATATTATTAGATTTAACAAATAAAAATGTAACAGGAAAAGAAGCTGAATATAGATTAGATGAAGTGTATATAACAGTAAATAAAAACTCTATACCGAATGATCCAAATGGGTATATGGTAACAAGTGGCGTTAGAATAGGGACACCAGCAGTTACAACTAGAGGAATGAAGGAAGAAGATATGATTATTATAGCTGAAGCTATAGATTTATGTTTAACTTATGATAATGAAGAAAAAGCAAAAGAATTAGTAATAGGTCTAACTAATAAATATCCATTGTATGAAGAATATAATTTAATGGAATAA
- a CDS encoding metal-sensitive transcriptional regulator gives MEEKHLSEKNDKEALMKRLKRIEGQVKGIQKMVDEERYCVDILIQISAIRSAINKVGTIILENHIKGCVSESLKNGDVEGTENMIDELMSTINKFTK, from the coding sequence ATGGAAGAAAAGCATTTATCAGAAAAAAATGATAAAGAAGCTCTTATGAAAAGGCTTAAGAGAATAGAAGGTCAAGTTAAAGGAATTCAAAAAATGGTGGATGAAGAGAGATACTGTGTAGATATATTGATCCAAATATCTGCAATAAGATCTGCTATTAATAAAGTTGGAACTATTATTTTAGAAAATCATATAAAAGGATGTGTTTCTGAAAGTTTAAAAAATGGAGATGTAGAAGGTACAGAAAATATGATAGATGAGCTTATGAGCACTATAAATAAATTTACTAAGTAA